The Juglans regia cultivar Chandler chromosome 6, Walnut 2.0, whole genome shotgun sequence genome contains the following window.
aagaattctATATTTTAACTATCTTTACTGTTttccatataaatttttaacaaataaacttatatttaaatttaaaaaaaaaaactctacgtGGGCCATAATTATTGCCGTATTGTCTTACTTCATTATTACCCATGTACTGTTACTGTCTTACTTCATTATTGCCCATGTGATACTGTCTTAGAGGACAGTGCCTTGATATTTGAGAAACGCATTCAAGTACCACCGTGtcgaaaataataaaaaaaataagttcaactttcacaaatatctgaaaaaataataaaaaaactacatTCAAGTTAGTTTTCATATTTGACTTTTCACCCTCgacaattttctttgttgaCAGCATCTTCATGCGCAGCATATGCAAAGCTAGCTCAGTACTTCACAACCGCGGGCCTCAACTCGTGACTGGTTTCAaattcatcatgatcatcaattcTCATGGTCAACGACGGCCTGAATCTAAGGTGAGATATCCTTTGTCTCTGGTGCTACTGAAAGGTTTTTGAGGTGAGATATATTGGGTCCTAACTAGGGAGtctaatatctattattatcttTGATGTGTCCTAGTGTAGGTTTAGCTTCCTTGTTTGTGATACCCATGCCACAACACAGTCTTTCAGCATCCATAGTCTCGGCAAAGCCACCACTCCCTGGCACCTCTCatctccctccaccgtaaacTGCACCGTAACACTCCTGCTTAACACTGCCCAGGCCACTCGAATGTACCCCCTGCACCATGAGCAGTCGTAGACTCCGTACACGTACGTTCGCAGCAAGCCCCTTCGCAACGCCACCTCAAGCCGCCAGCCCTGTCCGTTGACCCCTACTCCTCAGCCGTTAATCACAGAAACGCAGCCTCACCACGCCGAAGGACCGTTAAGCCACTGCCCACGCCGGTTGCCTCAGCCGCTAAGGACACACTTCCACCGCTCCCAGCCTCATTGTCGTTGCTTCGCCGCTGCCACAGGGTGAGTCCCTCTCACGGCTtactctcttcctctctccgtccctctctctctctcatcactcactctctctctctctctctctcgtgctcAGCCGCTCGGCTCGACGGCATCTCCGCCGCACTCCCTTCCCTGCTCTTCAGCCACGCCACCACTATTTATACAGCCCAGCCCCGTCGCGCATTGCCTCCTCCATACGTACCTCGGTTCTACTGAGTAAGCTCCTGCCGCCACACATTATACCTTggtcttctcttttattttgttctttgtagTTGTCTTaaaatgtttctttcttttctaaaataacatattcCACCCTTAGAAGAGATACTGTAACGCCATTGGAATTACGTCCTGTCTCTTACAAATCAGTCTtccaaaagcataaaaaaattccaaagatttcataaaaagcacgcaatctcatatttttcaaataactaTGAAACATACTCCATAaattatcattacaaaataatataaatcaaggAGATCCACAATCTCTCAATAATCTCAACAAAATAAACTGATATATCTTTAGGTCCCCAATATAtccaaataacataaagaacttcaaatactcaagttaaacCCTTCTACTAATAATGGTACCTTTAGGTACTCGACCTTCTATCATATCTAGTCAAGTTTCAATTTCTAATACGACTTCTAGTTggatcatcaatatcatctgaaaaatattatgagataagagttaagttatcaacaactcagtaagcagaaaactatattagtatgtaaacatgagttatttttagaaagtttggtatacagaaacaaaatatttcattttcatatgcacatctcaaaacgtattatcagaaaatcagagcgacttttcaattttttcatattcataaatcattttcatattaaaaaacgctttgacataacataactgaacgtcttcatcttatcatatcgtatcgtatcatatatcatatcatatcatatcatatactatgtttaatcccgtggtagggttgtgctatctctagtggccaaaccagacaatatcatattgtgaaacttcctATTTTTAATAtcggagccccaagtgtgcatacaagaaagaacacataaaagactattttgtttctaaaatgggtgcactcatatcatattgGTACCAACTATATCACGTGAATCTGTATCATCATATTAAAACCATATTCAAAATTAGAATCAAaatagataagtatgccaaaagTTTATCGTATCCATATCACATCAAACCAcgtgctgaacatattcatataatttctatttgataaaaaataaatctaaatcattttcatatcacatgtagaaaaattcacagatatcatATTGGTTCTTTTgtacatttcagaaacatgtcaaatattgcttatgtctacactattcatgttaaaaacatttattttctctttcatacatatcttatgagtgaatgcaaaatatatattgaggttgtttttcacattttctttttaaaacaaaatgcacatttttacaaactaacatcagttcatttctttttatgcaaatctagcataggaatcatGCTTACCTGATTCTtacagcgtattatctatgccttaAAAACGACCTCTAacaatctcgtcacctattcataaaaataaatatataaactaagtattaaagaCCGACAACACAATTTCAATCTAAAAATTAAGACCCAAATTCTAAACCATATTCTAgcaaatttaactcaactcaaacaGCCATATAATCATTTGGACAACCCACACTTTAACCCAAAATGCCAAATACCAATTTCAATATTGACCTATACACCCACTGATgccaacatcaaactcaaataatcaatatatcaACTCCCTCCAGTGGCCCCTAACTCTAAGCAACCACCAACTCAACCAATTCAGCAATATTGTTCCTCCAAATAATTTTACACTCCACTCCAACGGTCGTATAAAACCCGAATAGTACAAAAGTAGCTACTACACAACCCCGAGTATCCATTAAAATCACTGCATGTCCCACCCAAATAATCCAAACTCAGAAACCTTTCCAACACATGGTGTCTGCctacaccaaaaaaaaaaaaaaaaatgcccaaaGAAACCCACGGACTACACGTTATGAAATCATGTCCCATAAATTTTATTggagtgaaataaaataatttgaagtgaatgtgtgtgtgtgcgagAGAAACATAGAATGAGAATGGACTACCGACGAACAATAGTGTCACTAGTGGTGGGCTTCGTTGGTTACAAAGCTTCAGGGACTCATGAAAATGCAGCACAAAAATCACACAGCAAAGAAAATCTGCACTGGAGAGAAAGAGTGTCGACTATGAAGGCCTTGTATTTCGGAGTCAAGGtgtaaaaaatgagagagagagagagagagagagagatgatgatgatgatgatgatgattaccAGCGTTAGTAGCCTGGGTGATTCAATCTGGATACCCAAAATCACAGTACCAAAACACACTTTCAGCAACAACCTCTaagagcagaaaaaaaaaataaatctgaagGAGAGCAACGGAGTGAGGGTTAATCTATTTTGAGAAAAAGAGGGTGAGAAAATCGCACATAGGAAACTGATAGAGGAGTGGGAGTATGAATCGGAGATGAgggaaggggaaaaagaaaactgaGTGATAaccgaaaaaagaaaaaaaagaaagtagataCGGGGGAAAAGAAACTAAGGAGAAAAAGCTCACCAAAATGGTACcgcttaaagaaaaaaaattaatttcaggGGCTGGGCTCTCATGGACCTGGGTTGGGCCTTACATCcgtcccaagcaatgtgggattccatacaccacctacttttattcatatcatatggggtatcacaatctatctcCCTTAAATTTCCGACGTTCTCGTCGGGCCTatccattataggtggcacggctcaagtcccacatttcttattgggataggctttgataccatttgtaatgtctcaatagaaggcccaaaccatatggcctatactctaaaaagactagtcaatgatacaatttgagccttattggaaccttataaagggcaagaacttctcatttccaagcaataTTGTGAGAtcccatataccacctacctttatccatatcatatggtgTATCACAGATACAAAGTTTTTTCAGTTGGATACAAGGTTTAGTCCAATCTGGACAATCTTCTAACCAGACCACCTCATCCTCACATTGCAGAGCAAATTGAGCAAGTTTATGAGATACCACATTACTCTTTCTCAGGGTGTAATGCCATAGCCATCTCTGATCATATCGGCACTTCAGCTTTATGTCTTCAATCACTTGTCCGTACCATGCATAATTCTCTTCACTGGCTTGCACTTCCTTGATAACTTTCATAGCATCCTCTTCCAAAATAACTGCCTCAATATCAATTTCTTCATAGAAAATAATAGCTCTCCAAAGCGCATTCGCTTAAGCCACCACAACATCCTTAACAGTTTTCTTAGGCATACACATAACAACTATAACATCTCTTGCACCATCCCTAATTATAATCCCTACCCCCATTTTTAGAGTAGATTCCTCAAACTAGGCATCCTAATTCACCTTGTAAGAGAGCTGTGTTAGGGCTTGCCAGATAATTATATTCCCTGCCCCCATTTTTAGAGTAGATTCCTCAAACCCAGCATCCCAATTCACCTTGTAAGAGAGCTGTGTTAGGGCTTTCTAGATAACATTTCGATTTACAGGGGCAGAACCAGAAAAGTCATCTCTGGTTGCACCCTTAGCTAGAATATACTCCTCCCTATCTGTCATAGCAACAACAATTACTTTAGATGGACTCTGAAAGGAATTCTCAAAGATCCAATTGTTCATTCTCTGCCATacctttctaaaaataaaagccaTGCTTTCTAATTCACTCTTCTGCAACTTCTGTGATAACTTAGTCCATGAATCAAGGAAAACTTCTTCTCTGCATATATGTTTCTGTGCTTTACAAATGTTTTCAGACCACACATCAGAGGTGGCCACACAGCTCTTAAAAGCCAGGTTGTCTTAAAACGTTGtgtgtttgtgtatatatatatatatatatatatatatatctcggTAAACCTAGTAGAAGAGGGGTGTTATTACCATTTTTCccttttgaaaacatgtataTTGGAGGAGTTTTTACGTGGGCTACATAATTAAGACTTAGACGTATGGGCTTATATTGTTAGGTTGGTATACtgatgtattttgttttgtgacatagttgtatttagtaaaaatatttttatacagtTTTAGAAATgtcttataatttaatatctTAGTCGGAGAAATTAAGTGCATATTGATGGATTTGGAAAAATGATagtattttaaggttatgagaattttagataccgagaaattaaaatattttaattttaacattttcagttttaattatTGAAATATGTGTCCGACTAGAAATTTATGAAACTTACATGATTATAGGTGACGAATAATTTTTGTTCAGCATTATTGAGGAAAAGTTAAgaaatccaggtaagcggggttcttatactagactttgcataaaaatgaaatgaaacgaggttgatttgaaaatatgcatgtttgttttgaaaataaatctgaaaacaacTTCAGATATATGTTCCACATATGCATGAAAgctgtataagagaaaatattttttgtaatgactggtgtagacatgaactaattttgtgcattctgtttctgaattatgcaaaaagagcgaatatgaaatttatgaaaatatgtgcatgtgatgcgaaaatgttttgaaactgtttttgaatatgtgaaagatctaaatttgttcagtactctatttggATATGTCgtgacatctgaaaaccttggcatgagattctgattttgtattCTGATGTTCTGCTCGGTTTTTGTTACGACTAATAGTGGTTACGACCCAACCACAAGCATAATgatagtttataaccctatcacggcggttaaacatggtatacggcccaaccatgagTTATAATAGTTGATAAggcccagtcacgggtataatggtggtttataaccctaccacaagggttaaacatggtatctatCCTGATATGATGCTCCGATATGATGCTCCGATATGATGAAGACGAggtctcagattttgatatgccaaaggattttgaataagaaagttttctGAGAGCTTCGCTCAGAAATTTTTGGTAAtgtttgattttgcattctgaaagcaaATGGTTCTGattatgcattttgaaagtaaatattttgttaaacatTCTGAATTCTAAAACTgttcatgtttatatattagtatatgttctttgcctactgagttgttgataactcagctcttatctccacaattttttcagataattttgatgcattaGCTAGAAGTCAGGAATAGAgagtacttgcaagttttgtTGATCATAGAAGATTAAGTGTCTTAGGGTACAAGGATTTTTTGGAGTCTTTTCGgtagtgttatttttttatgttgctttggtattttgagtaatgGGTATTTCTGTGTTGTAGTGGAAATGTTAATGTATATTATTGAGGTACTTCTGTTGTGTCCTTATAAAGGAACATGAACgtttgtgttgaacaaataagttaatattttatggaaactCTGGGTTATTTTAAAAGTGTTATTGAAGATGATTTTAGGTGATATAAGTTAATTCTCCAAACTCACGGGGACGGAGCGTTACATGcatgaaaactccacaaaatccCCAAGTTTTAAGGCCGATTAGCGCACTCCGCAGCGCAATGAGCAgtcaccaaattaaaatttggTAACATAGCGGCCTCATGCATATGCTCTCGATCCCTTCTAAATTTTTATGCCCGCAAGGATCCACCACTAGCTCTGTCATACTGATCCTATTAGTTCCTTTACTATTTTACGTGACGTgcctaggaaaaaaaaatgaagataaaaaggcagttgaaaatagaaaatagtgaTCAATGTCTCTCACTCGGCACTCACGCACAACAATAGTAAGGGCTAATATTCATTCACCCAGCCagcatacatgtatatatatatggggcaGCCATGCACGCGGCTTCATTATGGATTGACTAATATTAATTGAGAGAATCACTTCCTCAGTCTTCTTATTGCTTCCTAGTTGAAGGAAGTGataacatagagagagagaatatatgTACTAGCAATGAATGGTCTGATTTGATATTGATATGAGGCTGGGGGAAGAGTGGGGCCGGTAGGTTGGAACTGAGTGATCCGAATTAGATGCTGAGTCCTCTGGTGTCACTGCATGAAATAGCTAGCGCAACGACATGTGAAGCAGTCTCACATGCAAGTTAATTAATATAGGCCATAGCTAGGCGAGTCTCATGCACTAATCATTAACAGGAGTTCCGGTCCTTTTGGTAGCCAAGAAATAGAAGGatcacttataaatatttgattaaacggTACATTTTCCTGGTATATTTGATTAGTCACTGCACTGATTCCTACCTTTGACACCAAGAGGATCTGCTTGCTTTAATTTCTCTCCCCAAACCGCTGTTGATACAATTATAGTTAAGATCTTCTATTGACGTTCTTTTCATGATTTTAGCTAAACAAAAATGTAGATATATAGAGTGAATCTTATCTCGTTTATTAAGTACTGTTCAAGTCTTATAACATTCGTTTCATTTTAGATATGCTAGTCTGAACAACACTTCCAAGAAATTTTCATCCTTGATCCAAAAAAGTCAAcattttatgtttctaaattCTCCATTGTTTTTCAATTGAATAAATCTGATGTCCCagtgaaaaaaaattgtgtttctCACTAGCTGCATGGCATCTGTAATTTCCTTTTAAGGCTGTCTCGAGgaaagaaagttgaaagttgtCTAGTAGAAAGAACTGCGGCATGACCTTTCATTCGTTCGGTTTATTTTTCGAACCAAAAGTGAGATAGATCAAGGGAAAGTAACGAAAAGGAGATATGGTCGAGCTCATTCCGATCAGGCTGCAGAAGACATGGGAGATATGGAATGTCAGGGGAGTCATTCTCTTCAGCCTTTCACTACAAATCGTACTGTTTTTGGGTGCTCCCATGAGAAAGCGCACAGGAAATAAGCTCTCCATCATGATCATCTGGGGATCATACTTTCTAGCCGATTGGACAGCTAGCTTCACTATCGGGCTCATCACCAACAGCCGGAACTCATCTAAGATTATTGAAAGGAGTGATCACCTTCTTGCATTTTGGGCTCCGTTCTTGTTGTTACATCTTGGTGGGCCGGACACCATAACTGCTTTTGCACTGGAGGATAATGAGCTCTGGCTTAGGCACTTTTTCACCCTGATAGTCCAGGTTGTCGCCTCGTTTTATGTCTTCCTGGAAACACTACCAAGCAACAAGCTATGGCTCCCGACTTCCCTCATTTTCCTGGCAGGAGTCATCAAATATACTGAACGGACACGTTCTTTATATCGTGCAAGCTGGGGTACATTCCGAGAAACCATGCTTACAGAACCAGATCCTGGACCAGAGTACGCGAAGCTCATGGAGGCATTCTCTTCAAAGAAAGTAGCCGGACTTCCCACAACAATGTCACAAACAGTAGATGATGATATTAAAGCATGGAAGTCCGCCTTCTATTCTATTCAACCGAGCGATCAGAATAAAGTATTAGATGAGTTTGAGGTGGTGAAATATGGTTACCACTTCTTCAAAATCTTCAAGGGACTCGTTGTTGATCTCATTAGCCACAAAGATAGAAATGAGAGCAGAGTATTTTTTCATGAGAGAACTCCTGAAGATGCGCTTGAAGTGTTGGAGGTTGAACTCAACTTCATCTACGAAGTCCTCTATACCAAGTTCGTTGTGATGCATGATCTCAAAGGATACCTTTTGCGCTTTCTAAGCTTGGTTTCGGTTTTGGTGTCCCTTGGgatcttcttttttcttgattgcaagcaTGGTTTAGATAAGTTTGATATTCGAGTTACCTACACCCTGCTGCTCGGTGCCTTGAGCCTGGAGGCAATAGCACTCTTCAAGCTCATGATTTTCTCTGATTGGACAACAGCTTTTCTCGGCAAGAGGAATACAAATCCAACAGTTCGGGCcatcttcaaaaaatatctcaaaattagAAGGCCAAGGTGGTCTCCACCCAAGGGTAAGCTGTCTGCAGGTACCGAGTCAAGGATTACATCAGTATTACTTCGCAGGTGGTCTGAATCCGTGGCAGGATTTAATTTGATAACATACTGCCTCAAGGACCTTCCGAAAAAATCCAATGAATGCTGCCTTGGCATTTCTAAGACGACTACTCATTTGTTGCACTCTATACGGAGGTATTGTCGCAAAGTGGTCGTTGATCGATTGGGTGCTAAGGATTTTctagatgagttgaaatatgCGTCAAAAAACTCCTTCACGAAAGAGCTATGGAAATTAATCTTTCGCGAACTGTTGCGGAAATCTAAAGAAGCAGATAAACCAGAAAATATCAAGATGATAAGTTCAGCTAGAGGTGCTTATGTTCTCGGAGAACTCATGGATGATCCCCTTATGGTGACTGCAGATTATGAAACAGTTTACGAAACactaaaaaaagattatattgaAAATGTTACCTATGATGAGAGCCTTCTGCTTTGGCACATTGCTACTGAACTCTGCTATGGAAGAGAAGACTCTGATCCTGAAACGGTAGCTCAAAAAGTAGCAAAATATCGTCGACTCAGTAAGCTCCTTTCGGATTACATGCTATATCTCTTAGTGATGAAATCTGCTATGATGTCTGCTGTGGCAGGTATTGGACAAATTAGATATAGAGATACATGTGCCGAGGCTAAAAGATTCTTTCGCTATAAGGAACTAGAACCAAACAAGGTAAATGATGCTTGTGAAAACCTCCTTGCTGTGAATACAGATGTTAAACCTGTTCATGTGAAGGGAGATAAAAGCAAATCTGTATTgtttgatgcatgcatgctggccaAAGAGCTGCAAAaattggaggagaagaaatggaAGGTAATCAGCAAAGTGTGGGTGGAGATGTTGTCATACGCGTCAAATCATTGCCGACCAGATGCTCATGTTCAGCAAGTAAGTAGAGGCGGACAGCTTATCAATCTTGTTTGGCTGCTGATGGCTCATTTTGGCCTGATTGAGCAGTTCGTATACACTGCCGGTGTTGGCCCTGCAAAATTGATTGTGAAAAAGTAGTaactttttcttccttcatgCTACATGTTTATGGTTGGAATTTGAcgtactttttttgttttttcgatGTATGATCTCTAATCTCCTTCGCTTGGAAAGAATCAATTGAATTGGGATATAATCACCAATATATATCTAATCTCCTTCCACTAGGAAAATTCAACTTTACTCATTTTGACCTTTTTCATGCAAAGAAAGTGAAGTAATTACAGGtatatcaaaaaagaaaaattttaaagacgtaataatttcaaaaattttgaagaaaaaaactaaccatgcttgtattttttttttcttaattacgaaagAGCAAATAGTTGCATCCGGTTAAGGTATGAGATTCTCAAACACaacctaattatttattgtatacaaaattaaaaggtCCATGGCATTGGCTACAAAGATGAGAAAATGGTAAGAGCTTCCTCCGGCTGCAGGTTTTAGGGTAGAATTGGGGTATAAAATAATGCTTAGGCCAAGGGAATAATCTCTAGACTGCCTTTGCAAAGTGGAAACCAAGAATGGGTGTAAAAGAGTCTCAAGCACAGACGGACAAATTAGGTTACATGAGATCGAGAATTTTGTACTTTTGAGATCAGGCTCAAGTTCTCATGGGCCGGTAGTATGTCCCAAACAACTTTTGTAATACCCTGCCTAATTAACCATTAGGATTAGTGTTTAAATGCTCTagattaagtttttaattttgagttatTACTAACAATAATGTTGATAGTAAGGTTAGCCTTAACCTTGGTAATTAGAATCATTAAGCAAATGATTAGAgaagcaagcccattagtaaaTTTAGTGAGGCTTTTAGGACCTTAGAACATTCATGGGTCTAGTCCAAGAAGCCTTGAACCAAGCTCTTAGAGAATTCAAGACTTAGTAGCTAGCTTTGACCCATGGCCTAatttcaagcccatcttagtGGATTTTGAGGTCTCTTTACAACCCTCAAAATATGGAAATGAGACCCCCTCTCATTCAAGCCCAAAAGCTCAAAAGTCATCAACCTACACACTTGACCCTTTTAAGCCTACAaggcccaaagccatgttttggtttatttcactattcaagttgaaagcccaatacaccataccaaaggtttccttaagcccataTCATATCCTAAAtgcccaaattaagttttgaaagttggtTAAGACCATTAATGAACATACATGAGATTAGTGATATTTAAGccatgttttgaagtttaatttcattgtaatctTTCTTAACCTTTTAATCCgaaatttttttgatgtattattCAATTTCATCATATTAGACCTTACTAAtaccctagataaacctccccacatgtcatttaggaaaatgacatatcaaacccccAAACTTACATCAATCGGCTCATATGTATCCCCTTTAAGTGCATGGATTGTTTTGCCCTTAGGTCCAGTATTTTTGT
Protein-coding sequences here:
- the LOC109019663 gene encoding uncharacterized protein LOC109019663 produces the protein MVELIPIRLQKTWEIWNVRGVILFSLSLQIVLFLGAPMRKRTGNKLSIMIIWGSYFLADWTASFTIGLITNSRNSSKIIERSDHLLAFWAPFLLLHLGGPDTITAFALEDNELWLRHFFTLIVQVVASFYVFLETLPSNKLWLPTSLIFLAGVIKYTERTRSLYRASWGTFRETMLTEPDPGPEYAKLMEAFSSKKVAGLPTTMSQTVDDDIKAWKSAFYSIQPSDQNKVLDEFEVVKYGYHFFKIFKGLVVDLISHKDRNESRVFFHERTPEDALEVLEVELNFIYEVLYTKFVVMHDLKGYLLRFLSLVSVLVSLGIFFFLDCKHGLDKFDIRVTYTLLLGALSLEAIALFKLMIFSDWTTAFLGKRNTNPTVRAIFKKYLKIRRPRWSPPKGKLSAGTESRITSVLLRRWSESVAGFNLITYCLKDLPKKSNECCLGISKTTTHLLHSIRRYCRKVVVDRLGAKDFLDELKYASKNSFTKELWKLIFRELLRKSKEADKPENIKMISSARGAYVLGELMDDPLMVTADYETVYETLKKDYIENVTYDESLLLWHIATELCYGREDSDPETVAQKVAKYRRLSKLLSDYMLYLLVMKSAMMSAVAGIGQIRYRDTCAEAKRFFRYKELEPNKVNDACENLLAVNTDVKPVHVKGDKSKSVLFDACMLAKELQKLEEKKWKVISKVWVEMLSYASNHCRPDAHVQQVSRGGQLINLVWLLMAHFGLIEQFVYTAGVGPAKLIVKK